From one Takifugu rubripes chromosome 14, fTakRub1.2, whole genome shotgun sequence genomic stretch:
- the nkx2.5 gene encoding homeobox protein Nkx-2.5 has product MFPSPSTSTPFSVKDILNLEQSHDVIVSSLGVSPRMDCCAAPTSSSSSSSCMLARLKQEPPRDMSTTAASMFGEDPQDTTRGGRGNALCFPATFYGKSFMEMDAVKGGKSDAFEEKRRKEDFSLPSESLGDIKSEDPERPKARRRRKPRVLFSQAQVYELERRFKQQRYLSAPERDHLAGVLKLTPTQVKIWFQNRRYKCKRQRQDQSLEMVSLPPPRRVSVPVLVRDGKPCLAADTASYNPSYSMSHINHFTYNNYPAFSNYTSPGCNTNYACNYPAAATIQPMQGSPNSGNYVNFGDLNNVQNTFTSTNGVSSLHGIRTW; this is encoded by the exons ATGTTTCCTAGTCCCAGCACATCCACTCCCTTCTCTGTAAAGGATATATTAAACTTGGAGCAGAGTCATGATGTTATAGTGTCTTCTCTGGGTGTCTCTCCCCGTATGGACTGCTGCGCCGCGCcgacctcttcctcctcctcttcctcctgcatgCTGGCTCGACTGAAGCAGGAGCCTCCCCGGGACATGTCCACCACCGCAGCCTCGATGTTTGGAGAAGACCCGCAGGACACTACCAGAGGCGGCAGAGGCAATGCTCTCTGCTTCCCTGCTACCTTTTATGGGAAATCTTTCATGGAAATGGATGCAGTGAAAGGTGGGAAATCAGATGCGTTTGAAGAAAAACGGAGAAAAG AGGACTTCAGTCTTCCCTCCGAGTCCTTGGGGGATATAAAGTCTGAAGATCCGGAGCGGCCAAAGGCCCGGCGACGCAGGAAGCCCCGGGTACTCTTCTCTCAGGCGCAGGTGTACGAGCTGGAGCGTCGCTTTAAGCAGCAACGGTACCTGTCCGCCCCGGAGAGAGACCATCTGGCCGGTGTGCTCAAACTCACTCCGACCCAGGTGaaaatctggttccagaacaggaGGTACAAGTGCAAACGGCAGCGGCAGGACCAGAGCCTGGAGATGGTGTCTCTGCCGCCGCCCCGGAGGGTGTCGGTGCCGGTCCTGGTGCGGGACGGGAAACCTTGTCTGGCGGCGGACACGGCCAGCTACAACCCGTCCTACAGCATGAGCCACATCAACCACTTCACTTACAACAACTACCCAGCCTTCAGCAACTACACCAGCCCCGGCTGCAACACGAACTATGCGTGTAATTATCCCGCAGCGGCCACCATCCAACCCATGCAGGGATCCCCCAACAGCGGCAATTATGTGAATTTTGGAGACCTGAATAATGTCCAGAACACATTTACCTCCACTAATGGAGTGTCCTCCTTACACGGCATTAGGACGTGGTAA